TATTGGAGAACACCGAGGTGAGCTATCCCTCTAAACCCACCTCCCGAAAGCGTAATCCCAATTTTATTATTTACTATCATTATTCAATTGCCTTTCCTACTTTAGATTATAATTATTCGACATTATTGAGTCGCTAGCTCATAATTTGTCTGAAAAATATTAACTTGATGAGTTACATTATAAATATCTTATACTCCCTACTAGGTCTGGATGGAACTAACATTGTCTTAATCCACGAGGGATCTAATGCCTTGCCTTCATAATCTAGAAAAGAGTTCGTAATTATTCTCGCCAAATCTTCTGGATTGCCGCCAATTAATGGCTTACCCTCGAAATATAGTTCGTTATGTAGCTGAAAAAAAATATCTACAATCTGCTCTACCGAACAGTTAATTTTTATTTTTTGTGAATTTACTTCATCCATAATCTTTTATTTTTTTTGTTAATCAGAACTTATACTAGCGTTCTATCATCTTTTTTGATTGCTCAAATTCGTACGAAACCCTAAAGCGATATTGGTACCTCCAAGCTTACTTCCAAATACATGAGATCGCCTTAGAGCGTTGAAATGTTGTAATTCGATATAAGCGACAAACCTTTTATTAACACGATATGATGCAAAACCACCCAATCGATAAGTTTCATAAGCTTTTGTTTTCGACTGCGTATTAATACTGGCAATACTTCCTTGAACCTCTGTAAAGGGGCTTGTAAGCCACAAAACACCAAACCCCGCAAAACCTCCAATTTCAAATCTATCTCTAATACCTTTATTCAATCCGATATCTGTGAACGCCCCGATTAAAGATCGATTACCTTTGTTTACAATGGAAAATCCATCGACCGACCTAGTATTTGTAAAACTGTAGAGTGATATCTCATATACTGCTCTGAAGAATATATTCTTGTTGTACCGATATTGGAAGCCAGTCATCGTTCTTATACCAATGTTACTATGCTTCATAAAATCTGAACGTGGGATACTTATACCAAATGAAGTAGTAATCTCTATTTTATCTCTATAGCTGTTACTTATGGTGTCTTGAGAAAATACATGGTTGCTAAAAAAGAACAAAAAAACAATTGATATCAAACACCTATTATTAGATGGGATCATTTTCCCAATAATTTAAATTATCATGTACATTCATGTAGTATATAGCCATTTATATTGTTAAATATTTTTATCTCTATGGGTTATTAGTTTTCTTACTGAATAGGCTTTTGAACCACTGCTTTATTTTACCCCAATATTCTTTTCCTAGGAGGGCTATAGCTGAGAGGAAAAATACCTCGCCAACAATAACGACCGTAGTTGTCACAATTGCCTTATTGGGAATGTCAGTAAACGGCAGTATAGGTGCGCCAATCCAGCATATGATCGTGATGGCAAAAAATATAAAACCAAGTGTCTTTTTAAAATTGCTTTTTTCCATTGTTATATAATTTATCTTCCTGTTTCTCTTAGATAGATGTATCTGGCAACCAGAAATCCTGTATAGGCTTCTGTATGTTTATCTCTGCTCTGTTGTAATAGCGACTGGGCATCAATAAGATCGCTTAAGATGCTCAGACCATTTTGGTATTGATCTTTGTTTATCCGCACATTTTCCTCGGCTGTCTCTATGGCCTGTTTAGCCAATAATATCTTGTTGTAATTTTCATTTAATTTGTTCCAATAACTCTGGAACATGACAAGAAGCTTTTGATCAGTATCTGTTTTCTCGTATTCTGCCCTGTCTATCTGAGTTTGCTTTTTACGGAGATTGTAAGAACCTCCCCACCAGTCTGAAATGGGAAGTGATAAAGTTGCGTGAACCATAGTAGACGGATTTGTATTTTTGAAAATATCATTGTACTGGTAATAGCCAGCCCCAACACCAAAGTATGGAAGCAATTTACCACGTTCTATTTTCTTTTCCAGTTGTTTCGCTTCAATGTTTTTACTTAGGAGCTTATGCATATTCGTATTTGTTACGGCCTGGTTATGATCCACAAGGAGAGTAACGGGATTGGAAATATACTCTTGATCCTTTGTTTCAATTTCGAATTGACCGCCATCTACGTTCATTAATTGTGCAAGCTGAATTTTTAATAAGCTGATGCTGTTTTCTAGCTCCACACCACTTGTCTTTATCTCATTTTGTTTTAACTGTACCTGTAGTAGATCATTCCTATTTGTTACACCTGCATCTACAGCAACTTTCACGTCGCTAAATAGATTATCGGCTAGATTTTTCATTACGTCAATAGTTTTGCGTTTCTCATATAGGGATACTAATGTCCAATAGTATTGCTCTACACTTACCAGTATATTTTTTTTAGCTTCCTGAGTCTGATATTTACTGACATCTTCGCCTAACTCAGCTAATTTATTTCCATAATAAATTTGTCCTCCTGTAAAAACGGGTTGTTCCAAAGATATACCTAGCATATATCCATTTCTCTTGTCCCTTACATTAGGCATCCCAGGAAAACTTGAACCAAGCATGTTTATCATTTCTGCAGATTCTTTACCAATCATCCCTTCCTTTAGATGATATCCAAATCCAAATGCATTAACTTTTGGAAAATAGCTGGTAAAGGCTTCTTTTTTAGTTAACGATGCTTCCTCCATTGATAAGCGGTCAGCTTTTAGAGCATTGTTATTCTTTAACGTGAGTTCCTTGCATTGCTCTAGCGTGTAGTTTGTCTGTGCTGATGCACCACTTGTAACCAAAAGGAAAAGAGCAAAAAATATATAGTGAACAGATTTCATTATTTTACGATGTTAGTATCCTGTTTTCTGTATACGAGCCAATAAGAGACAGGCAGGATTGTTAATATAAAGACCATAGAGAACAGTGCTCCAAAACAGATGATAGCTGCCATTGGCCCCCAAAGTGGGCTTCCAACAACCAACATTGTAATTACGCCAACCGATGCTGCCACTGAAGTAAGAACGATTGGTCTCATTCTTCTTCTTCCAGCTTCCAATGCAGCTTCTTTTACGCTCATCTTTTCAGTTTTTCTAAGCTTATCAGCGTAGTCAAAAAGGATAATTCCATTTCTCATTACAATACCAATAAGACATACAAATCCTAGGACAGAGGTCATTCCGAATTCAAATCCGGTTACCCATATTCCGAATGCTGCACCGAAAAAGCAAAGAATTGTAGATGCCAGCGTCAGGTTCGCCAGACTGATCTTCTTGTAGTGGAAAACAAGTACAAAATAGATGATGAATACGGCTATTAGAAGAGCAAGAAGCGTTTGTGGTATCGACTCTTCATTTGATTCTGAAACACCGCCATATTTAACGTCAATATTTTTATACTCCTTATTCTTGAGAAGAGAATCAACCTTATTACTTACACTAGGAAATATATCATTTGGATTTACATTTCTTTTCAGATCTGCAAGTACAGAGATGGTATAAATGCCATTGCGGGTATTTATTTGTCCATCTCTCCATGCAGGTGAAACTTCGGACACTTGATTTAGCGGAACGGATACCCCGGCCATGTTTGGTACGTAAATATTACCCACACGATTAAGTTCCCGTAAACTGTCTATTTCGCCTCTTAGGGTGACATTCATCTTGTAGTCATTCTCCCAAACATTTGTTATATCAATTCCTTTATTAATAACGCCAAGTTCTTGAGCGACAGAATTGTTGGAGATTCCTTGACGGTTGGCAAGCTGTTGGTCTATATTTATCTGTACCGACGACGATGGGTTTTCTACATCGTTATGCACCCAAAGGAATTCATCCATTTTAGATAAATCACGGATTAGCTCCTTAGACATCGACTTTAATGTGGCTGCATCAGCACCTGTCAATCGTACATCTATAGGATAGCGTACCACTTCATTATCGAGCTGCTTGAAGAATACATAAGCTCTTGGAAAATGAAAGGCATATTTGTCCGCATATTCATTCAGTAGTTCTTCAGTAGCTTTATTTGATTTGGTGTTTACAATAAATTGAGCATAATTTTTAGAAGGCATATTTGGTGAATAACCTGAATGGAAACGTGGCGAGCTTGCTCCTATAAAAGAAGTAATCGATAAAACGCGATCATCCTTTTTTAGGATTTTTTCCAGACTGTCAGCCACTTTTTCGGTTTGAACCAATGAATTTCCGTGTGGAAGATAAATTTCGACTGCAAACAGATCCCGTTCTGCAATTGGCATCATTCTCATCTTCGCATTGCCCAGCATCAACATAGCCAACACCACAGAAGTTATTAATATGGACATCGTTAGCACCGGACGTTTAAAGAATACGGGAAGTATCTTATCATAGCCCAACTGGATCCTGTCAAGAAAACTTTTCTTAGTGTCTTTCTTATCTTTATGCAGACCCTTTTTTATCAGTATATACTGCATAAAGGGAATAATAAACAACGCTACGGCAAGAGAAACAAAGAGTGTAATTGTCAACGTCCACGGGTAGGAGAACATAAAATCTCTATTCGGCCCCTTCAGCGTGATAAGAAAAGGAAAAAATGTAACACTAATGATAAGCGTTGCTGAAACAAGCGATTTAAAGTACTCTCCTGCACCTGCAATAGATGCATGCCAACGGGACATTCCTTCGTCGAGATGCTCTATATAACTGTCGACAATAACGATACAGTCATCTACAATCAAACCTAGTACAACAATAAGTGCGGCAAACGTAACAACGTTTAATTCAAACCTGCTGCATACATAATCCCCAATGAAATAAAAATCGTGATGGGAATAGAGGTAGCTGCCACTGCAGCAACACGTACCGGCATAAAAAATACAGTAACAAGTACAACCGAAATTATGGCGATGAGCATCTCTACCAGAAACTCGTCCACAGATTTTTGTACAACCTTTGATTGATCGACAATGGTACTGATCTTAACATCGGCAGGAAGTTTGGCTCCCTCCTCTAAAAGAATTGAGTTTAATTCGTTGCCGAAACGAGTAATATCGTTTCCGGTCTGCATCTCCACAGACATCAATAGGCACTTTTTCCCGTTATTCTTAATAAAATCGTCAGGTGCAGGATATTCTCTGACAACATTGGCTATATCCTTTAAGCGAAGAATGTCCGTCTGTCCATCGCCCCTTATAATCTGGTTAGCAATGTTCTGCTCGGTCTGATTTGCGGTGTTAAGATAGATTGGAATGGACATATCTCCATTATCTATATCGCCTGCATATCCTTTCAGTCCCTGTGTATAGAGTACTTCTCCGATTTGCTGAGCTTGGATGCCATTCTTTGCCATTTTTTCCTTATCCAGATAGATGGCAATCCTTTCTTTTTGCTGGCCTGATTTTGTCAATTTTGAAACTTCGGGTACCTGTCTTAGTCTGGATTCTATTTGTTCCATATAGCCTTCAAGCTGTCGATAGGTCTTACTTTCAGACTCGACTGAAAACAGTAAAGCTGAAGTTTCGCCAAAATCTGAATCTACTATCAATGCCAATACCTCAGGAGGCAGTTCCTGTTTTAGTTCGTTTAATCCATGTCTTATTTTTGCCCAGACTTCATCCTTGTTTTTTACATTATCATTCAGCGTAATATAAACGTAAACAATGCCGTCTTTGGATTGTGAATAGGTAGCCTTTCTTTTTACTTCTTTATATTTGAAAAGATGTTCTTCCAAAGGCTTGGTAAGCTGTTTTGCAACCTGTTCTGAATTTGCTCCAGGGTATATTCCTGCAATAATTCCCTGATTAATAGTTACGGTTGGATATTCTTGTTTGGGCATATAGAGCAGCCCGCCAATTCCTGCGATTAGAAGTAGTGCTGTTACCAAAAACACGACTTTATGGTAACGCATAGCCCATGCTACCGCTTTAATATTATTTGCCATTTCTTTTAGTTCAAATTTTTATTTAACGATAACTTTAGATCCTTCAAAGATTTTCTGAAAACCTTCGGTAACAATTCGGTCTCCTTCTCCAAGCCCCTCTAGTACGACAACTCCATCAGAAGTCAGCTCGCCTATTTTTACTGATTGTTTTAATACAGTATTGTCTTTATTAACCTTCCAGACATATCGTTCATTCCTTGCTGAAATTTGAATTACAGAAATTGGAAGTGAGTAGCCTGTTACGTTATCGGACTTAAATGTTATGTTACAGTCCATTCCTGGAAGCAATTCGTCTTTTCCATTTAAAATATCCACTTTAACCGTGTAGGCTCTGGAATATGGATTGGCAACAACTCCCTTTTCAACAATTTTTCCAGTATAACTCTTATCTGAAGTCTTTACATAGACATTTGCATCATCCCCGATTTTCAACTCTTTTATATCATTCTCTGGAATGGAAACTTTAACCCGTATTTTATCTACTTTAAGTACGGTGAAAACTGGCATTCCGGCAGCTACATTCGCACCTAAATCAATAACTTTGGTTCCGATTACGCCACTGTAAGGAGCATAGAGGTTACAGTCTTCTACATCTTTTAGAGCAAGCGACTCCGCAGCTTCTGCTTGTTCGAGAAGCGATTGAGCCTCAATAATCTTGATCTCAGGTAAGCTCTTATTATCATAAATAATCTTAAGTCTCTGATAAGCATCCTTAGCTTGCTTTTTCTGGGATTTTGCAACCTCATAGGCCTTTTGATACCGGGCTCTGTCTAAAGTTGCAATGAGTTGACCTGCGTGGACCTTGCTTCCTTCCGAAACAAGTATTTGCTTCACATTTCCAGCAACCTGAAAACTAAGTTGGGTTAGTGCAGATTCTTCGACTGAACCGATATATTTTCTTTGTCCGTCAATATCATTTAAGGCAATCAATACTGCCTTTACTGGAATCTGCTGTTCAGTTTGGGTTTCCTTTTCTTTGTTCTTACAGCCTGTAACGAAAAGAAGGATAAGAGAGGCGATTACTAAGTAGTTTCTAATTTTCATACCGATTAATTCAATATTTTAACATTGCAAAGTTGCGATGTATGGTATACATTAAAAAGGTCATACATTCCTAATATATAGTCACATGGTACGATTTTTGGAATAATGGACGGTTAAATTGATTTTTTTTGGTTTATTTGTCTTAAAAGATGATGTGATGATAAAAAATAAAACAATTTACACACTAGAAGTATCGCATTTGAATTCGGCGGATGACAACCTGAAGAATGATTTCGCAATATCAGATACAAGTGAGGATATTATTGGTATCACCCTCGAACATCCAGTAAAGATTAATTCCTTACTTGTTGGTATATGTACAAAAGGGAGAGGTTCTATAAGCGTGAACTTGAAAGCAATACCTCTGTCTGAAAGAGATGTAATAGCACTCTCACCGGGAACTATTGTCCAATACGACCCAGAAGAAATAAGTAGTGATTTTTGATGAAATATATGTTAATCTCACTTGAGTTTGTATCTGCGTTCGATGCTTCATACCTTTATCCTGATGCACGGCAGAATTCCTATTTCAGAGCAGATATTGAAGAGTATAAAATATTGATGAAACTCTATGATAATTTGTTTGAAAAATATAATCATGGGGACAGTTTGTTTAGAAGGCAGATTATACAACATACCCTATTGTCCGGGATGTATGAGTTTGCCCTGATCGAAAAGAACCATACCTCACTAGATACCGAAAACCTGACAAAAAAAGAAAGGTTGGTCTGGGAGTTCTATCAGCTTTTGTTTAAACACTACAGATATGAAAAAGATACTTTGTTTTATGCAGAAAAGTTGCTGTTATCAACCAAGTACCTATCTACCATCATAAAACAGCAGACTGGAAATACGGTCAACGAGTGGGTGTTTGAGTACATCATTGCGGAAGCAAAGGCTCTTATCAAGTCCTCAAAAATAACTATTAAAGAATTGGCAGAGTATTTTAACTATGCTGATGCAACTTCTTTTGGGAAATTCTTTAAAAAGCAGGTCGGTATGACGCCTAATGAATACCGACATTCTTAATAGGAAAAGAAATTTATCTACAAATCTGTAATTAAATGCTGTAAATCAGGATCATTTTTAATACGTTCAATTTCATTTTCAACTATATTAACTATGTCTAACTTTATTTGACGGTAATTTTTCTCAATCTGCTGTTTCATTCTATCTTCACCAGCTTCATTTACAAAGGATAATATTTCCGGTATATTTTTGTAGGCTTTGGTTTCGGCAGCTACCTTTGCATTATCTACTACAATTTCAGCGTGGAATATCTTTTGTTCGATACGCTCATCAAAGTTATCGGAAACAGAACCTACAAACATACCTTGTGTGAGTGTTGAGATTTTAGAAGCTGGTATAAGACTATCTAATTGTGTCGATATTGAAGTTGAGGTGTCATTCCTGTTGATTGATAAACTTTGACGTTTCTGCAATACTTTCCCGAAGCGTTCTGAAAGGCTTTTTGCTGTTTCGCCAACTACCTGACCACTGAAAATGTTACCAACGGTATTTTGTATAACCTTTGCTTCCTTATCTCCATAATCTCTTATCAATTGCGAATAATCCTGAAAGCCCAGACAAACCGCAACTTTATTACTTCTCGCAGTTGCGATAAGATTATCCAATCCTCTAAAATAAATAGTAGGAAGTTCATCAATGATAACTGAACTTTTTAATTGCCCCTTTTTGTTGATAAGCTTCACAATTCTTGAATTGTACAAGCCTAATGCTGCGGAATAAATATTTTGACGATCGGGATTATTGCCAACGCATAAAATCTTCGGTTCTTTTGGGTTATTTATATCGAGCGAAAAATCATCTCCTGTCATTACCCAATATAATTGTGGGCTAATCATTCTCGATAAGGGAATTTTAGCTGAAGCAATTTGACCCTGTAATTGGTCTTGTGCACCACTTTGCCAGGCATCCATAAATGGTGATAGATAGTTTTCTAAATCGGGATAGGAAGTTAAAATTGTGAATACGTCCGAATACTTTTTATTCAGCAATTCAATAGCGTGAGGAAAAGTGCAATACTTCCCGTTTTCGTATATTTTTAGATACCATATTATAGCTGCCAATAGGATAATTGGGCTTTCCACGAAGAAATCGCCCTGTTTCTGTATCCACGACCTATTAAGGTTAAGCATTATGGTATAAGCCGCTTCGTAAGCATCGCTGATGTCGGTCATAAAATCAGGGTTAAGAGGATTGCAACGGTGGCTCTTGCGTGGGTCGTCGAAGTTTATTACATAAAATTTAGGTTGAATTTTATATTTGTCCCGATGCTTCAGTAAATGATTATAGGCAATGGTAGAAAGGTCGTCAAACTTAAAATCGTAGATGTACATACTAAATCCTTTCTCAATTTGCTGCTTGATGTAATTGTTTACAACGGCATAGGATTTACCGGAACCGGGAGTTCCTAAAACTATCGTTGCCCGAAAAGGATTAACAATATTAACCCAACCGTCATTCCATTTATTCTTGTAATAAAACTTGGTAGGTAGATTGACAGAGTACTCGTTCTCCATCAATTTGGTTTCCTGTTGGAAACTTTCGTTTTCATTATTGAAAACATCATCCATCAAGTTGGTGCGTAATAAACGGCTGATCCATACACCCGCCATCATCAGAGCAATATATCCCAAAGCAAGCGTGAGGATATAAAAGAATGTACCAATGAGGGGTGTTAGCTTCAATAAGAATGTGTTCAGAAAGAACAGTACAAATCCAATTCCCAAAGCCACATAAATTTTAGTCCAGGTTATTTTTTCATTCTTCACGCCTTTGGTTCCCAGACAGCTTAATGCCAACAATACTATTGCAAATACTTTGGTGTAAAGTGTATGTGAAAACAGACCGGCAGTTCGTTGAAAATTGCTCAATATCTTATTGATGACTTCTAACGTCCAGCCACGTTCTATAAAGAAACTGTAGCAGAACCAATAGAGGTGCATCAATACTATAATGATACTTACTGCTCGCATAAAAGCCATAATCTTGGCTAAGCCTCTTAAATCGTCTTCTCCCTGCATTATTTTAAGTTTTAATGTTCGTGCGTGAATTTATGGGCTGTATAGCGTGGCTATAAGAATGTGGTAGTGTTTGGCTGTGAGAGGCGGTGTTTGGCTAAGTTCAATGAAAATATAAGTAATCCTTTTGTTGCAGAACAACTCGTTTTTTATCTTTGCAAGATGCACAATCAGCTTATTCAACTTATCACACAAAATGCAACTCTTTCAGATTTAGAAAGAGATTTATGCATTGGATATTTTGAACCAGTAATGTTTCCTAAAAACCGTATTCTTGAAGAAGAAGGAAAAATACCGGCATACCTATATTTTGTGGTTTCGGGCTTTGTACGTCTGTTCCATTACAATGAAAATGGTGATGAAGTGACAACGCATATTAATTGTCCGCCGGGCTTCATTACTTCCTATGATAACTTTGTTAATCAGAAAAAATCTGATGAAAACCTAGAATGCATTACAGAATGTGAACTTCTTCGGATTAAAAAAGCTGATCTTGATTTGCTTGTACAACAAAGCTCTGCATTTAAAGATTTTAGCATTTTGGTATTTCAGCGATCGTTGTCATACAATGAAAAACGTTCCAAGGAACTTGCAACGCTGACAGCAGAAAAACGTTATTTAAAACTAATGGAAGAATATCCAGAAGTGCTTCATAATGTCCCGATGCAGTACATCGCCTCTTTTCTCGGGATGAACCCAAAAAGTCTGAGCCGTATCCGCAAACAGATTATTAAGTAACATTTGTGAAGTGGTTTTGAATGAGCAAGGCTGAACTTTGCCCTATCATTTAAAATCAAAAGATATGACAAATAAGGAATTAGTATTGGTATCGGGAGCCAATGGACATTTGGGAAATAATCTTGTAAGGTTACTAATTAAAAAAGGATTTCAGGTTCGGGCATCTGTTCGCAATATTAACAGCAAAGAATGTTTCAAGGGATTGGATTGCGAAGTTGTACAAGCAGATATCACAGACAAAGCTTCATTTGTAAGAGCTTTGCAGGGAGTGGATACGTTTTATGCTGTAGGTGCCGCTTTCAAGTTGTGGGCGAAAGATCCCAAAAAAGAAATCTATGATGTGAATATACAGGGTACCAGATTTACAATTGAAGCCGCAGCTGATGCTGGTGTTAAGAAGATTGTTTATGTGAGTTCTATTGCCGCTTTAGATTATACTAATCTGCCTACGAAAGAAAGTAATGGATACAACCCTGACCGAAGAGATATGTACTACAATTCTAAAAATGATGGTGAAAAGCTTGCTTTTCAACGGGCTAAAGAATTGGGGATTGCACTGGTATCCGTGATGCCCGGAGCTATGATTGGTAGTGAAGCTTTTCTTCCTTTGAATGTTTCGTATGGTGTTTTAAGATTGATACTGAACAAGCAAATTCCGATGGACACAAAAATTACGTTGAATTGGGTGGATGTGAAAGATGTGGCAGAAGGCTGTTATCTGGCAGCACAAAAAGGTCGCTCGGGAGAACGTTATATTCTTGCCAACGAAAAGTGTATGACTATTACAGATACAACAAAGCTGGCCCAAGAACTCTACCCCGAACTAAAACTGAAAGTACCTGGTTCTGTTCCTAAATTCGTACTATATGCAATTGCAGGCCTGATGGAATTTCGGCAAAGTTAAGCGGGAAGCCACCTGTGCTAACCACCAAGGAAATTGCTATGTTCTCTGGTTTGCAACAGGATTTTGATATTTCTAAATCAAGAAATGAATTGGGATTTAATCCAAAAGATGGCAAAGAAGCAGTAAAAGAAGCAATGGATTATTTGATAAAAAATAAGTTTTTACTTTAAATGCATATTGATAGCAAATGATTTAATGAGGTATCCTAATCGCTAAATATCTGATTAGGATATCTTTATTAATGACCTCTTTTCCGTTTACGTTTCTTCTTCATTTTGTTGGTAAAATCCTGTTCCTCATAATCCTCGCCCTGTGCTTCGGGTAGCAAGCCGCCCAATGCTTCAATTAAACCGTCTTCGTGTTTGTGTGTAGTTAAGAAGTCGAACAAATGGTGTGGTTGCTCCGCAGGAAGATCCGCATCATCTGAGGTGGATATTTTTGGCTTTTGTATGGCAGGTTCTTTTATATCCGGTTTGATGTTATTGTTCCAATAATCATTAAAGGTATTCGCAGAAAGTTCCTTGCTTAAACGTGAACCCTTCCAGACTGATTTAGAATTGTGATCTATAAAAGTTATTCCGTAAATACGCCCAGCTTCATTTCTACGCACCACCACGTTAATGCCCTGTTCGCCTAACTGCTTTTTAAAAGCCTGCTCATCACTTGTTGATTTCAGGGCAATGGTAACTGCGGATTGTAAAGTTTTTTGGGTTGGATTGGCTTTCAAAGCCTCTTTGCTTTTTGAAAAATGCAGTTCCAAAGTTGGTAGCCCTGCGTTCTTTCCGAATAAGGAAGCCTTGAAAGGATGTCCGGCTCTTTCTCCCTTTTCGTTTAAAGGAATATACAGTAATCCCTGCTTCATCTTTCCCTGCAATTCGCCCTCCACTTTTTCGGTGGTAACATTGAACAGGGAAAGCAAAGCATTGTATTCTCCCAAAGTTTGGTATTGATAATAGTTCGGCAGGTGTCGTACTACCGAAGCGATTTGGCTTTTCACATCTCCAGCCCGATAATCCACTGGAAGGAATACCTTATCATTTTGTTTATGTTCCTTGTCCGTGGCTGGTATCAATCCGTGTTTCCTTTCAAGTTCACGGCATACATTCATAGACCGCATTTTTTCGAACTTGTCAGAAATTTTTTTGCCCTCTTCGTCCACGCAAACCGATACGATGTGGATATGACTACGGTCAATATCGGTATGTTTGAATACCACAAAAGGCTGTTCGCCGTAACCCATTTCCCTCATATATTCTTCCGCCATTTCCCTAAACTTGTCATCACTTACCTTGTCTTTCGGGTCGGGATTGAGCGAAATATGCAACGTATGCTTTTCTGTATTGCGGTTGGCTATCAGGTATGGAGCAAAAGATTGAGCTAATTGAGCAACGGAATAATGACCATTAGCGGTTTCAATCATTTTATTGGCAAACAAAATCTGTCCGTTTTCATTCTCCACTTTGAGCTGATTGTACGCCAATGCACCGTATAAATTTCCGCTTCTGCCAATTTTCGCTATCATTTCTAAGGCTATTTTTTCAGATACTTTGCTTCAAATTCCTCACTTATCTGAATGATTTTTTGGCATAACACCGCCATTTCAGCCGTCTGTTTTTCCAATTTGTAGAGAAATGCTGCTGCC
This is a stretch of genomic DNA from Chryseobacterium tructae. It encodes these proteins:
- the mobB gene encoding conjugal transfer protein MobB codes for the protein MIAKIGRSGNLYGALAYNQLKVENENGQILFANKMIETANGHYSVAQLAQSFAPYLIANRNTEKHTLHISLNPDPKDKVSDDKFREMAEEYMREMGYGEQPFVVFKHTDIDRSHIHIVSVCVDEEGKKISDKFEKMRSMNVCRELERKHGLIPATDKEHKQNDKVFLPVDYRAGDVKSQIASVVRHLPNYYQYQTLGEYNALLSLFNVTTEKVEGELQGKMKQGLLYIPLNEKGERAGHPFKASLFGKNAGLPTLELHFSKSKEALKANPTQKTLQSAVTIALKSTSDEQAFKKQLGEQGINVVVRRNEAGRIYGITFIDHNSKSVWKGSRLSKELSANTFNDYWNNNIKPDIKEPAIQKPKISTSDDADLPAEQPHHLFDFLTTHKHEDGLIEALGGLLPEAQGEDYEEQDFTNKMKKKRKRKRGH